One window of Borreliella garinii genomic DNA carries:
- a CDS encoding complement regulator-acquiring protein has translation MERSTIYKILTLFKIALLSCSLHSKSNNEEARTNELQSNLIAKNFGINKAVNFNKLQQSQLSKTEKKRIIEEFIQRLNENENEKLIELIELNIEISAQKTNQDIQKKFEKLMQNKNAWIKIVEEIINKYGNNTESFSIDRI, from the coding sequence TTGGAAAGAAGCACAATTTATAAGATATTAACGCTATTTAAAATAGCCTTGCTCTCATGCTCTTTGCATTCTAAATCAAACAACGAAGAAGCAAGAACAAATGAACTACAATCAAACCTTATTGCTAAAAACTTTGGTATTAATAAAGCAGTAAATTTTAACAAATTACAACAAAGCCAACTTTCAAAAACTGAAAAGAAAAGAATAATTGAAGAATTTATTCAAAGATTAAATGAAAATGAAAATGAAAAATTAATTGAATTAATAGAATTAAATATTGAAATATCTGCTCAAAAAACAAATCAAGATATTCAAAAAAAATTTGAAAAACTAATGCAAAATAAAAATGCGTGGATAAAAATCGTAGAAGAAATTATTAACAAATATGGAAACAATACAGAAAGTTTCAGTATTGATAGAATATAG